The Leishmania braziliensis MHOM/BR/75/M2904 complete genome, chromosome 28 region cgcctctcttcgCACGCGTGGATATGTCTGATCTGCATCACTGCCGCTCGGACTCTAGCTCGTGGTCCGTACTGGCTCTAAGCGGGCAGGATATCGCGACAGAGGCCATCGGTCCCACTGTCGCACGGAGCGAGACGGCCAACAGGTACGCGGGCTGTgagacgccgccgctgggTAACCACAATGAGGTCTCCTTCACGAAGGGTGGGATGGTCACCGGGCCTCATGAAGAGGCGATAGCGACCTCGTGTCTTGAAAAAGACTATGATGACGAGCACCTGTTGCAGAGTTCTGCCGAATCGTGGGTGGAGCTGAACCCGGCGGAGCTAGGGGCATCGCCAGAAACGCAGCATCCTCTTACTGACATGTCTGCATCTACGCGTATGGTTGTTGTAGCGCAAccgtgtgcgctgctctccAGTGCGCTGGAGGATGCGGAGGAGAATCGCTCTCTAGAGGAGCTTGAGACGCAAGACGAAGTGGCGCCGTGTCTGCCCGCCCCTCAGGAGCCCTCGTACACCCTGCCGAGTGTCAACGAGGAGGTGGGTGTGTCGGCGCTCACTCGTCTTCTGATTGGCGAGACGAAAGCTTCCACTGAGGTGACAGAGCAGAAGCCGCGCTCTTCGTTCTCGTCTAGGGCTGCCGACATGAGCGATGACCTCGCCTCGGTGGACGATGACGGAACACAGGTGAGGCAGACGGTGTGTGTCGACCCCGACAGCGAGACGTCCATCTCAGAGTTGAAAGTCTCTGCGAACTCCTCGCCAATGGTCGGTATCACGGAGGTGCTGCATCGTCGGGTCATTCAGGAGGACCTCCTGCGAACGGAGCGAGGGCCGTCGGAGCTGCCCCTGGAGGAGCGCATGGCCGTCATTCACGCACTCTTTGGCGATTTTGGCGACGCACCGATTTCCGCAGAGAAGTTCCGTGAAGTCATGGTGCCGTATCAACGCCACTGCGAGTGCCTTGGTGCTTCCTACGGCTTCCATCACCAAAGCTGTCGGTTCTTCGCAGAATTCCCCGTCTCCCTATAGGCTGCTGCGTTGATTCCAGGGGacgcgcctgctgctgcgagcgGATCAAAGCCGCATTCCCCCGCAGGTGACACGCTCACTTTCCTCAATTTCTCTTCTtgcttcccctttcctccttcgtCCCTCACCACTGCTCCCCGTACGTCTTTGTTCTTCACCGGGTAGGGAGACGGCGTATAGACGCGCAAGAACtccacgtgtgtgtgtcgttgGGTGGTTAGCTGCTCTGTTGGCCCGCTCCATGCTTTCCTCtccatcttttttttctcgcctCGTGCCTTTTCATTTTTGCGTTTGCTCTTCACGGGTTGCTCGTAGTGCCGTAATATGCGTTATGTTTGTGCGCGGCGGTGAAGGCTGTGTTCCCCCTTCTTCGGTGTTgcagcttgccattctctGTTCTGCCCTTTCGCTGTGAATTGGGTCCACTGTGGGATAGGCGACACGGGTGGCTGCCCGCCCTTTCTGTGTTTTTGGTGGGTCGTCTGATGAAGTCTCTGAGAGTACGAGTGGCTCTTTTTGTGTCGTTCTGcttttgcttgtttgccGCGTCGCCCAGCTCGAGGGTGGAGGAacttctctgtgcgtgtgtgtgtgaagaaGTCCACCCGTACTTCTTCGTCTTCGCACACCattcgcctcctccgccgacccccccccccttccccaccccgcGTTGGTCTCCTGACTCGCCATGGGTGGCAGTGTAAAACGCCGCCTCACGCTTGAAAttcttctttttcgttgttcacctcctcctcctttttaCGTCCTTCACATACCCGTAGAGACGAGTGGGCATCCACGTTatgccgctctccctccgTCTTTCCTCTCTGAACTTCCTCTTCGCAACGTGGGAGGAACTGACGCCACCTGCGCAGGGGTAGGGGTGCTCGATGGCACAGGGGTGTGTGCCCTTCATTGCATATCATCTTTCTCGGAGGTAACGCCAATAAAGCGAAGCTCAGTGCTGCGGAAGATGCCTTGGGGGgattctctctcttttatttttcgttttctcccGTCTATTTCTCTTTGCTTTCATGTGTTTATAACGTACGCGCCTGTGCCCGTGAGAGGATGATGAGCATCATCGTAGCATATTTGTAGGGAGTCGTTGAAAAAGGGGTGCAGGAGTCGACACGACAGATGAGAAGATgccgctctttccctccctctccccctggCGGGTATGCTGGAGTCTCTGGCGCACTTCGAACATGGCATACTGAAGAACGAAGTTCCTTGTCACTCAGACAGCAACGCACACGGGTACAGGCCGCTtatcctctcccccttcatatttctctccttcctgtGCTTTCGTGAAACGATGACTTGGTCGAATCAAATATGAACGAAAAGGCCCGGGCGGATCGAGCGTCTTAACATGGAAGCCCTGCGCAGCCTGAGTAGTCCTCAAAGTTTCATattcccccttcccttttttgCTACTGCGTGTCACCCACCCTGGTGTGCAGCAAGGAATACATACGCGCCCACTGATACTgcgcggaaaaaaaaagacttGGGTTGGGCGTCTGTGACTGATATGTGGAAGACATCTGGTCGCTGCTCTCAGTCAAATTTCCCAGCGGTGGTGCACTGCTGCAACGGCGTCACGTGTGCCTGGATGGGGGCTACCATTTCATATACGCGCTCACAGCGTCGAACGCATGTCGCTGAGTGATTGTTCAAGCCCTCttgttgtttctctctgcatGCGCAGAACAGTGTTATGTGCCTCTCGAACACCTAAAGCATGGTGAACGGATGCGCTGCCTCTCCTGGCTAAGCACATAAGTGGTGCTCTACTTATCGTTCGTCTCAATGCACATCCCGTGCGTGCTTTTTCGCTTCGTGTGCCACGTCGCTCCGCCATCTTTTGCTTTCATCGGACCACATGACGCACCCCCGTCTCATAACCCGCGCACCctcacacatgcgcacatcTGACACATTCCTCAGACCCACCCAGGCAGAAATAGCGGTCGTTTCTCTGCACTGCCCACCTTTCCCTCTCAAGTCTTCTCATTTTCTTCCGGTGCCCTGTCCcagtgtttctctctttgtttctctacCCGCTCCGTTCTCTGCACGCTCGAATTCGCGCTCGTCCTCTCGCACGCTTTCTCTATACTGTAGCACCGTTGTGATGGTTGTACTTCCAAGCCAGTATCCCGTTCTTCTCACACGCAGTCCTACAGCCGTGCTTGGACGTCAGTCTATAATATCTCCTTTAGTAGATAAAACAACGGCGTGaagcctccctccctcttcgtgGATACACGCGCAGTGGATCTTACTTAAATCTCATCTTCTCTGCTTTCACAcctcctcgctcttcttcttttccacTTGATTTCGGAATTATCACGCGCGTTGGCCTCACTCACTGCTGCCTTTatctcctttcctcttctccgtgTTGCGCACCACACCGACAGTCagtctcccctcccctccccccatacACATCTCCACTTCTGCATTTACAAAAGGcgctctccacccccctcctcacggCTGCGCATTTCCTTTTATTCTGTTTGTGCccacacgcccccccccccccccccacacacacacacaaaaggaaagagagacggtaacacaacaacaacggtGAAAAgggcccccctctctcctcctcctcccattTTCGTTTACCTTTGCGTTACTGAGAAACACACAGGTGCACAGGAAGGAAGCGCTTCGCTCCTCTGCTCATCGGCTCCGGGCTCTCGCTCACCACTTGCGTCGCCCACCGCCCTTGTATCTGCACTGTAGAGTaactgccccccccccccccccaccctccccctgtACACGTTCATACACGCACTCGAGTACCAGGAGAGCGAAGCAATGGCTGTCACTGCAGCAAAATACATTGCCGGCGCCTGTGCGGTCGCCGTTGGTGGCATAGTGGGCTTCAGTTACACGGACCCCACCTGGACGCGGCGCAGGTTTGACACAAACAAGTGCCCGCCGCTGAAGTACGAGACTGTGCCGACGCGCGAGATGTGCGTGCAGGCACTGGAGGCGCACAGCGCGTCGACGAACCCGCTTGACGTGCTGATCATCGGCGGCGGATGCGTCGGTGCTGGGTCTGCCCTGGACGCAGTGACGCGCGGCTTGTCAGTCGGCATGGTAGACAAGGGCGACTACGCTGGTGAGACGAGCAGTCGCAGCACGAAGCTCATCCATGGCGGTATCCGCTACCTGCAGAAGGCTGTTTTTCAGTTGGACCCTATGCAGCTGAAGCTTGTGGCCGAGGCATTGCGCGAGCGCACAATCATGATCCACCAAGCTCCCCATTTGTGCCACAGCCTGCCAACGCTGGTGCCGTGCTATCACGCGATCGATGTTGGCCTGTATTGGTGTGGTACAAAGATGTACGACCTCCTGGCCGCTCTCTATGGCGGCACCCTAGAATACTCTggtttcctcttcccctacGACGCCATGAAGGCTTACCCAAAACTGAGGAAGACAGATCAGGACAACAACGTCCTCCTCGGTGCTGTTCGCTACTATGACGGGGAGATGAATGATGCCCGGCTCTGCTACTCCGTGGCCATGACGGCAGCTTGCTACGGCGCCGCTACGGTGAACTACGCCAAGGTCAAACAAATGGAGGTGATTAAGGACGATAAGGGCGATGAGTTGGTGCGCACCACCATCGAGGAAACCATCACGAAGAAGACAATCAAGGTGTACAGCAAGTCCATCATCAATGCGGGTGGCCCCTTTAGCGGCGAGATCGAGAAGCTCGCAAAGAGTGGCGAAAAACAGCTTGACATGTTCCCCGCCTCCGGCACGCACATCGTGATTGATCGCAAGTATTGCCCAAAGAAGCACGAGGCGATGGTCGTGCCGTCGAACGACGGCCGTGTCGTCTTTGCTGTTCCGTGGCTCGGCGGCTGCATGCTTGGCACTACAGACCACAAGTGCGAAGTGCAGTCCAACCCGATGACGTCGCAGGCGGACGTGGACTTCCTCCTTGAAAACATAAAGCCCTTCATCGGCGACGTCCCCCGAGAGGCAGTGAGATCCGCGTGGACCGGCATTCGCCCACTCGCAGTTCCAAAGGAACAGAAGCTGAAGGGCGGCGGTACGCAGAACATCGTGCGTGAGCACGTCATCGCGGTTGATCCTCAGTCGCACATACTGAACATCACCGGCGGGAAGTGGACAACTTACCGTAAGATGGCAGAGGAGGCGTTGGACAACCTGCAGAAGACAATCATGAAAGACAAGGTTGACTTCAAGCCCTGCTGCACCATGAATATGGTGCTCGTAGGCGCGCGGAATCTCGATAAAGTTGCGTCCACTGCCCCCTTGGGCATCCCCGAGGACGTGCATAAGCACTGGCGCTCGAACTACGGTGATCGCTACGAGGAGGTCATGGCTGTTGCCGCGAAGGACGCTAAACTAATGAAGCGCCTGGCAAATGACTCACCGGTGGTCGAAGCCGAGGTTGTCTACGCGGCTCAGAGAGAGCACTGTGAGCACGTCATGGATTTCATCGCCCGCCGCACCCGGATGGCCTTTGTGAATGTGGAGCAGGCGGAGCAGGTAGTGCCACGTGTAGCGGAGCTCATGGGGCAAGTGAAGGGTTGGGCTCGCTCGCAGCGCAACGCcgaggcggccgccgcctACTCTGCCCTGGCCTCCTTTAAGGGTACCTAAGGTAGTGTTAACAGATCGAGCGTCTCCGCCTTCCATTCTTCCCGCCATCGCGCGCGAGAGGACGCTGTGCCAGCTGAGGAAAGGACGGAGGAAGATTAAGGCTGACTCGGAGGTGAGGGTAAGCAAACAGAGTAGCAGAGGAAG contains the following coding sequences:
- a CDS encoding glycerol-3-phosphate dehydrogenase (FAD-dependent), mitochondrial, whose protein sequence is MAVTAAKYIAGACAVAVGGIVGFSYTDPTWTRRRFDTNKCPPLKYETVPTREMCVQALEAHSASTNPLDVLIIGGGCVGAGSALDAVTRGLSVGMVDKGDYAGETSSRSTKLIHGGIRYLQKAVFQLDPMQLKLVAEALRERTIMIHQAPHLCHSLPTLVPCYHAIDVGLYWCGTKMYDLLAALYGGTLEYSGFLFPYDAMKAYPKLRKTDQDNNVLLGAVRYYDGEMNDARLCYSVAMTAACYGAATVNYAKVKQMEVIKDDKGDELVRTTIEETITKKTIKVYSKSIINAGGPFSGEIEKLAKSGEKQLDMFPASGTHIVIDRKYCPKKHEAMVVPSNDGRVVFAVPWLGGCMLGTTDHKCEVQSNPMTSQADVDFLLENIKPFIGDVPREAVRSAWTGIRPLAVPKEQKLKGGGTQNIVREHVIAVDPQSHILNITGGKWTTYRKMAEEALDNLQKTIMKDKVDFKPCCTMNMVLVGARNLDKVASTAPLGIPEDVHKHWRSNYGDRYEEVMAVAAKDAKLMKRLANDSPVVEAEVVYAAQREHCEHVMDFIARRTRMAFVNVEQAEQVVPRVAELMGQVKGWARSQRNAEAAAAYSALASFKGT